The Streptomyces sp. CC0208 genome window below encodes:
- a CDS encoding TerC family protein: protein MDVSVTLWVLTIVGLAALIAVDFFIGRKPHDVSIKEAGIWTVVWIALAGLFGLGLMIFSGGEPAGEFFAGFITEKSLSVDNLFVFVLIMAKFAVPSQYQQRVLLVGVLIALVLRAIFIAAGAAIIASFAWVFYIFGAFLIWTAWKLIQEARADDEEEEFEENKLLKAAERRFGVADRYHGTKLWIVENGKRVMTPMLVVMLAIGSTDVLFALDSIPAIFGLTQDPYIVFTANAFALMGLRQLYFLIGGLLKKLVHLSYGLSIILGFIGVKLVLHALHESGVHVPEISIPVSLGVICSVLIVTTITSLMASRKQAAAEAAQSKSEGAPKDSIEA from the coding sequence GTGGATGTTTCCGTGACCCTGTGGGTCCTGACGATCGTGGGCCTCGCCGCCCTCATCGCGGTCGACTTCTTCATCGGCCGCAAGCCGCACGACGTGTCGATCAAGGAAGCCGGTATCTGGACGGTCGTCTGGATCGCCCTGGCCGGCCTCTTCGGCCTCGGTCTGATGATCTTCTCCGGCGGCGAGCCCGCCGGTGAGTTCTTCGCGGGCTTCATCACCGAGAAGTCCCTGAGCGTCGACAACCTCTTCGTCTTCGTCCTGATCATGGCGAAGTTCGCGGTGCCCTCGCAGTACCAGCAGCGGGTGCTGCTCGTCGGTGTCCTCATAGCCCTGGTGCTGCGCGCGATCTTCATCGCCGCCGGTGCTGCGATCATCGCCAGCTTCGCGTGGGTGTTCTACATCTTCGGCGCCTTCCTCATCTGGACCGCCTGGAAGCTCATCCAGGAGGCCCGGGCGGACGACGAGGAAGAGGAGTTCGAGGAGAACAAGCTGCTCAAGGCCGCCGAGCGCAGGTTCGGAGTGGCCGACCGCTACCACGGCACCAAGCTGTGGATCGTGGAGAACGGCAAGCGGGTCATGACCCCGATGCTCGTCGTGATGCTCGCCATCGGCTCCACCGACGTGCTCTTCGCGCTCGACTCGATCCCCGCGATCTTCGGCCTGACCCAGGACCCGTACATCGTCTTCACGGCCAACGCGTTCGCCCTGATGGGCCTGAGGCAGCTGTACTTCCTCATCGGCGGCCTGCTGAAGAAGCTGGTCCACCTCTCCTACGGTCTGTCGATCATCCTCGGCTTCATCGGCGTCAAACTGGTCCTGCACGCCCTGCACGAGTCCGGTGTCCACGTCCCCGAGATCAGCATTCCGGTCTCGCTCGGCGTGATCTGCTCGGTCCTGATCGTCACCACGATCACCAGCCTCATGGCCTCCAGGAAGCAGGCGGCGGCCGAGGCGGCGCAGTCGAAGAGCGAAGGCGCTCCGAAGGACAGCATCGAGGCCTGA
- a CDS encoding ionic transporter y4hA: MIARLRSLTTSWTSFVPVLAAVLLVFTWGRDLPAAVVALVTLVLAGAVLAAVHHAEVVAHRVGEPFGSLVLAVAVTIIEVALIVTLMADGGDKSSTLARDTVFAAVMITCNGIVGISLLVASLRHGTAVFNPEGTGAALATVATLATLSLVLPTFTTSKPGPEFSTTQLTFAALSSLILYGLFVATQTVRHRDYFLPITRQGEVITVDDHAHAPTARAALISLGLLGLALIGVVGLAKGVSPTIESGVARAGLPHAVVGVIIALLVLLPETIAALRSARRDRVQTSLNLALGSAMASIGLTIPAVALATVWLSGPLVLGLGSTHMVLLALTVAVSSLTVVPGRATPLQGGVHLVVFAAYLELAINP; the protein is encoded by the coding sequence ATGATCGCTCGGCTCAGGTCGCTCACCACGAGCTGGACGTCCTTCGTGCCGGTGCTCGCGGCCGTCCTGCTGGTGTTCACCTGGGGCCGCGATCTGCCCGCGGCGGTCGTCGCACTCGTGACCCTGGTGCTGGCCGGAGCTGTGCTGGCCGCCGTGCACCATGCCGAGGTGGTCGCCCACCGGGTCGGCGAACCCTTCGGCTCGCTCGTCCTCGCCGTCGCCGTCACGATCATCGAGGTGGCCCTGATCGTCACCCTGATGGCGGACGGCGGCGACAAGAGCTCGACCCTGGCCAGGGACACGGTCTTCGCGGCCGTGATGATCACCTGCAACGGCATCGTCGGCATCAGCCTCCTCGTGGCCTCCCTGCGCCACGGCACCGCGGTCTTCAACCCCGAGGGCACCGGCGCGGCCCTCGCCACGGTCGCCACCCTGGCCACGCTGAGCCTGGTGCTGCCGACGTTCACCACGAGCAAGCCGGGCCCGGAGTTCTCCACCACCCAGCTGACGTTCGCCGCGTTGTCCTCGCTGATCCTCTACGGCCTGTTCGTGGCGACCCAGACCGTACGGCACCGCGACTACTTCCTCCCGATCACCCGCCAGGGCGAGGTGATCACCGTCGACGACCACGCCCACGCGCCGACCGCCCGCGCCGCGCTGATCAGTCTGGGCCTGCTGGGCCTGGCCCTGATCGGGGTGGTCGGCCTGGCCAAGGGTGTCTCGCCGACCATCGAGTCCGGGGTGGCCAGGGCCGGCCTTCCGCATGCCGTCGTCGGTGTGATCATCGCCCTGCTGGTGCTGCTCCCCGAGACGATCGCTGCCCTGCGCTCCGCGCGCCGCGACCGCGTGCAGACCAGCCTCAACCTCGCCCTCGGCTCGGCCATGGCCAGCATCGGCCTGACCATCCCCGCGGTCGCCCTGGCGACTGTCTGGCTCTCAGGACCGCTCGTCCTCGGCCTCGGCTCCACCCACATGGTGCTGCTGGCCCTGACCGTGGCGGTGAGCTCCCTGACGGTGGTTCCCGGCCGGGCCACACCCCTCCAGGGCGGCGTCCACCTGGTGGTGTTCGCGGCCTACCTGGAGCTGGCGATCAATCCATAG
- a CDS encoding MFS transporter, with protein MPRLAAASLAGTAIEFYDFFVYGTAAALILGPLFFPTFSPVAGTLAAFGTFGVGFVARPLGSVLFGHIGDRHGRRPVLVGSLLLTGAATVAVGCVPTYDTIGVAAPVLLLVLRFLQGLGLGGEWGGAVLLTAEHAPAERRGLWTSFPQVGPALGFLLANGVVLALSATLSEAQFAAWGWRVPFWAAGVLAVAGLWLRSSLPESPGFLEIDDHARVPLAEVARDHWRLVLLTAGALSVGYAIFYAVTTWSLAYGTERLGVSRTVMLTCIMAAVLVKGSLTPVAALLGDRYGRRPLCLAGCAAAALWMFPMVALLATGDPLPMFLGFLGAMIAFITMFAVIAAYLPELYEPRVRCTGAAVGYNLGGVLGGALTPVVATALVEHGGRVPWGVGAYLTGIALLSLGCFALLPETRPVPAAVVAAEPAMD; from the coding sequence ATGCCGAGGCTCGCGGCCGCCTCGCTCGCCGGGACGGCCATCGAGTTCTACGACTTCTTCGTCTACGGGACGGCCGCGGCGCTGATCCTGGGGCCGCTGTTCTTTCCGACCTTCTCGCCGGTCGCGGGGACGCTGGCCGCCTTCGGGACGTTCGGGGTGGGGTTCGTCGCGCGGCCGCTCGGGTCGGTGCTGTTCGGGCACATCGGTGACCGGCACGGACGGCGGCCGGTACTCGTGGGCTCGCTGCTGCTGACCGGCGCCGCCACGGTCGCGGTCGGCTGTGTGCCGACGTACGACACGATCGGCGTGGCCGCGCCGGTGCTGCTTCTGGTGCTGCGCTTCCTGCAGGGGCTGGGGCTCGGCGGGGAGTGGGGCGGGGCCGTACTGCTGACCGCGGAGCACGCGCCCGCCGAGCGGCGCGGGCTGTGGACGAGTTTCCCGCAGGTGGGACCCGCGCTGGGCTTTCTGCTCGCCAACGGGGTGGTGCTGGCGCTGTCGGCCACGCTGTCCGAGGCACAGTTCGCCGCATGGGGCTGGCGGGTGCCGTTCTGGGCGGCCGGGGTGCTGGCGGTGGCGGGCCTGTGGCTGCGCTCCTCGCTCCCGGAGAGCCCTGGTTTCCTGGAGATCGACGACCACGCGCGCGTGCCGCTCGCCGAGGTGGCCCGCGACCACTGGCGGCTCGTCCTGCTGACGGCCGGGGCGCTCTCGGTCGGGTACGCGATCTTCTACGCCGTGACGACGTGGTCCCTCGCCTACGGGACAGAGCGGCTCGGGGTGAGCCGTACCGTCATGCTGACCTGCATCATGGCCGCGGTACTGGTGAAGGGCTCGCTCACACCGGTGGCGGCGCTGCTCGGGGACCGGTACGGGCGGCGGCCGCTGTGTCTCGCGGGATGTGCGGCGGCGGCGCTGTGGATGTTCCCGATGGTGGCGCTGCTCGCGACCGGGGACCCGCTGCCGATGTTCCTCGGCTTCCTGGGCGCGATGATCGCGTTCATCACGATGTTCGCGGTGATCGCCGCCTATCTGCCGGAGCTGTACGAGCCACGGGTGCGCTGTACGGGGGCCGCTGTCGGCTACAACCTCGGCGGGGTGCTCGGCGGCGCGCTGACGCCGGTCGTGGCGACGGCTCTGGTGGAGCACGGCGGGCGGGTGCCCTGGGGCGTGGGCGCGTATCTGACCGGGATCGCGCTGCTCAGTCTCGGGTGTTTCGCGTTGCTGCCGGAGACGCGGCCGGTGCCCGCGGCAGTGGTGGCGGCAGAGCCGGCTATGGATTGA
- the aroQ gene encoding type II 3-dehydroquinate dehydratase, whose translation MPRTLANAPIMILNGPNLNLLGQRQPEIYGKDTLADVEALCAKAAAAHGGTVDFRQSNHEGELVDWIHEARLNHCGIVINPGAYSHTSVAILDALNTCDGLPVLEVHISNIHRRESFRHHSYVSLRADGVIAGCGVQGYVFGVERVAALAGPAQADV comes from the coding sequence GTGCCCCGCACCCTCGCCAACGCCCCGATCATGATCCTCAACGGTCCCAACCTGAACCTGCTGGGTCAGCGGCAGCCGGAGATCTACGGCAAGGACACCCTCGCCGACGTCGAGGCCCTGTGCGCGAAGGCGGCGGCCGCGCACGGTGGCACGGTGGACTTCCGGCAGTCCAACCACGAGGGCGAGCTGGTCGACTGGATCCACGAGGCGCGGCTGAACCACTGCGGGATCGTCATCAACCCCGGTGCCTACTCGCACACCTCGGTCGCGATCCTGGACGCACTCAACACCTGTGACGGGCTGCCGGTACTGGAGGTGCACATCTCCAACATCCACCGGCGCGAGTCCTTCCGGCACCACTCGTACGTCTCGCTGCGCGCGGACGGGGTCATCGCGGGCTGCGGTGTGCAGGGGTACGTGTTCGGGGTGGAGCGGGTCGCGGCGCTGGCGGGGCCGGCCCAGGCCGACGTGTAA
- a CDS encoding amino acid ABC transporter ATP-binding protein: MSDADAPVLRMESVRKTFGDSVVLRDVDLEVAPHTVTALIGASGSGKSTLLRCANLLEEIDDGAIWLDGEEITDPRADQDAVRRRIGVVFQAYNLFPHMTVLENITLAPRRVHGVARAEAEEHARELLERLGLDGKADEYPDRLSGGQQQRVAIVRALAVRPRLLLLDEITAALDPELVGEVLNVVRDLKADGMTMMLATHEMGFAREVADQVCFLDSGVVLERGTAEQIFGDPQQERTQRFLKRIVEAGRL; the protein is encoded by the coding sequence ATGAGCGACGCAGACGCACCGGTGCTGCGGATGGAGTCCGTCCGCAAGACCTTCGGCGACTCGGTCGTGCTGCGGGACGTCGACCTGGAAGTCGCCCCGCACACCGTGACCGCCCTGATCGGGGCCTCCGGCTCCGGCAAGTCGACGCTGTTGCGCTGCGCCAACCTCCTGGAGGAGATCGACGACGGCGCCATCTGGCTGGACGGCGAGGAGATCACCGATCCGCGCGCGGACCAGGACGCGGTACGGCGCCGTATCGGCGTGGTCTTCCAGGCGTACAACCTCTTCCCGCACATGACGGTGCTGGAGAACATCACGCTGGCCCCGCGCCGGGTGCACGGAGTGGCCCGCGCGGAGGCCGAGGAGCACGCCCGAGAGCTCCTGGAACGGCTCGGGCTCGACGGGAAGGCGGACGAGTACCCCGACCGGCTCAGCGGCGGTCAGCAGCAGCGGGTGGCGATCGTGCGGGCCCTCGCCGTGCGCCCCCGGCTGTTGCTGCTCGACGAGATCACCGCGGCCCTCGACCCCGAGCTGGTGGGCGAGGTCCTGAACGTCGTGCGCGACCTGAAGGCCGACGGGATGACCATGATGCTGGCCACGCACGAGATGGGCTTCGCGCGCGAGGTCGCCGACCAGGTTTGTTTTCTGGACTCGGGTGTGGTCCTCGAGCGCGGGACCGCCGAGCAGATCTTCGGCGACCCGCAGCAGGAGCGCACCCAGCGTTTCCTGAAGCGGATCGTGGAGGCGGGACGGTTGTAA
- a CDS encoding amino acid ABC transporter permease, with protein sequence MTLTKDEAGQEDTGDSYTPSRRRIERERLQRTRGRRATAIAAVSTLVTTVVLYLVVINAPGWPRTKETFFSGQYAREAFPKVLEGLWLNVRLLLVCGVAVLVLGMLIAIARTLRGPVFFPLRFLAAAYTDFFRGLPLIINLMIVVLGVPALRLQGVTVDPVLLGGTALTLTYSAYVAEVFRAGIESVHPSQRAAARSLGLSNRQALRYVVLPQAVRRQVPPLLNDLVSLQKDTGLVSIGGAIDAVRAADIIVGRSLNYTPYIVAGLVFVALTIPMTRFTDWVTARMDRRRAQGGIA encoded by the coding sequence GTGACCCTCACGAAGGACGAGGCCGGCCAGGAGGACACGGGCGACTCCTACACGCCCTCGCGGCGGCGGATCGAGCGGGAGCGTCTCCAGCGCACCCGCGGCCGTCGCGCGACGGCGATCGCCGCGGTCTCCACCCTGGTCACCACCGTCGTCCTCTACCTGGTCGTCATCAACGCGCCCGGCTGGCCGCGCACCAAGGAGACGTTCTTCAGCGGGCAGTACGCGCGCGAGGCGTTCCCGAAGGTCCTCGAAGGGCTGTGGCTGAACGTCCGGCTGCTGCTGGTCTGCGGTGTCGCCGTGCTGGTGCTCGGCATGCTGATCGCCATCGCCCGCACGCTGCGCGGTCCGGTGTTCTTCCCGCTGCGTTTCCTGGCCGCCGCCTACACGGACTTCTTCCGCGGGCTTCCGCTCATCATCAACTTGATGATCGTCGTCCTGGGCGTTCCGGCACTGCGGCTCCAGGGTGTGACGGTCGACCCGGTGCTGCTGGGCGGGACCGCCCTCACGCTGACGTACTCGGCGTACGTGGCCGAGGTGTTCCGCGCCGGCATCGAGTCCGTGCACCCCTCACAGCGGGCGGCGGCCCGTTCGCTCGGGCTCTCCAACCGGCAGGCGCTGCGGTACGTGGTGCTGCCGCAGGCGGTGCGCCGCCAGGTGCCGCCCCTGCTGAACGACCTGGTGTCCCTCCAGAAGGACACCGGTCTGGTGTCGATCGGGGGCGCGATCGACGCCGTACGGGCCGCCGACATCATCGTCGGCCGGAGCCTCAACTACACGCCGTACATCGTCGCGGGCCTGGTGTTCGTGGCGCTGACCATTCCGATGACCCGCTTCACGGACTGGGTGACGGCACGGATGGACCGCCGGCGGGCCCAGGGAGGAATCGCATGA
- a CDS encoding ABC transporter substrate-binding protein, with the protein MHPAPRALRRAAAAASIALLATAVGCAPQPEDDANAKASGSTGTTCAKGELATKTSGKLTVATDEPAYEPWFKDDKPASGKGFESAVAYAVAKQLGYDKNAVVWQSVPFNKAFAPGEKTFDFDINQVSISAERKKAVDFSSGYYDVRQAVIALKGTKAAKATSIADLKGLKLGAQVGTTSLNYIEDVVKPTHEAAAYAKNDQAKSALQNGQVDAIVVDLPTAFYITAAEVTDGTIVGQFENQGGTPEQFGLVLDKGSALTSCVTGAVDALRKDGTLAKLEQEWLSDAVDAPVLK; encoded by the coding sequence ATGCACCCTGCCCCTCGCGCCCTGCGCCGCGCCGCCGCCGCGGCATCCATAGCCCTGCTCGCCACCGCCGTCGGCTGTGCTCCGCAGCCGGAGGACGACGCGAACGCCAAGGCCTCGGGGTCGACCGGAACCACCTGCGCCAAGGGCGAGTTGGCCACCAAGACCTCCGGCAAGCTGACCGTCGCGACCGACGAGCCCGCCTACGAGCCGTGGTTCAAGGACGACAAGCCCGCGAGTGGCAAGGGCTTCGAGTCGGCCGTCGCGTACGCCGTGGCGAAGCAGCTCGGTTACGACAAGAACGCCGTCGTCTGGCAGAGCGTCCCCTTCAACAAGGCCTTCGCGCCCGGGGAGAAGACCTTCGACTTCGACATCAACCAGGTGTCCATCAGCGCCGAGCGCAAGAAGGCCGTGGACTTCTCGTCCGGCTACTACGACGTGCGCCAGGCAGTCATCGCGCTCAAGGGCACCAAGGCGGCCAAGGCGACGAGCATCGCGGACCTGAAGGGCCTCAAGCTGGGCGCCCAGGTCGGCACGACGAGCCTGAACTACATCGAGGACGTGGTGAAGCCGACCCATGAGGCCGCCGCGTACGCCAAGAACGACCAGGCCAAGTCCGCGCTCCAGAACGGCCAGGTGGACGCCATCGTCGTCGACCTGCCGACCGCCTTCTACATCACCGCGGCCGAGGTGACGGACGGCACGATCGTGGGGCAGTTCGAGAACCAGGGCGGTACGCCGGAGCAGTTCGGGCTCGTGCTCGACAAGGGCAGCGCGCTCACCTCCTGCGTGACCGGCGCCGTGGACGCCCTGCGCAAGGACGGCACGCTCGCCAAGCTGGAGCAGGAGTGGCTGTCCGACGCCGTCGACGCACCGGTGCTCAAGTGA
- a CDS encoding ABC transporter family substrate-binding protein — translation MKRTRTSLALITLVTTSALTLTACGGGDTKDDSKKTSVPKSTANNIAATDRAKLKQGGTLNWPLGEIAENFNYNEIDGTLSDGYDVERALMPIIMKSDATGVVSPDPDYVTSATVDESSGKQVVTYEINPKAKWSDGTALSYKDFLSQWTALNGKNTKYKISSSTGYNLIKSVAKGKNDQEVIVTFTSSFGDWKSLFSPLYPASVTSTPDGFNNGYLGKIPVTAGPFKFGGIDKTAKTLTVVRDSTWWGDKAILDKIIYRALDSDATAGAFANGEVDFFDIGPDPAAYKQAKAVKGASIREAAGPNYRHLTINGTQGALKDVAVRQAVTQALSRDAIAKSDLQGLGWTPTPLNNHFYVTNQKGYKDNAGEYGTYDPAKSKASLEAAGWKLDGEYRKKNGKTLELNLVIPAAVSVSANEGKLMQPMLKAVGIKLNIKSVPLQNFFDKYVTPGNFDLTVFSWIGTPFPTSSTQSIYAKPVGSDIQQNYTGVGSDELDAAMKKASADLDPAQAITDTNVADTLIWKQANLLPLYQRPDIKAVKSTLVNLGAYGFADPRYQDIGFTR, via the coding sequence TTGAAGAGAACCCGTACGTCCCTTGCGCTGATCACCCTGGTCACCACCAGCGCACTGACCTTGACCGCGTGCGGCGGAGGCGACACCAAGGACGACAGCAAGAAGACCTCAGTCCCCAAGTCCACCGCGAACAACATCGCCGCGACGGACCGGGCCAAGCTGAAGCAGGGCGGCACCCTCAACTGGCCGCTGGGCGAGATCGCGGAGAACTTCAACTACAACGAGATCGACGGCACGCTCTCCGACGGCTACGACGTCGAGCGCGCCCTGATGCCGATCATCATGAAGTCGGACGCCACCGGCGTCGTGAGCCCCGACCCTGACTACGTGACCTCGGCCACCGTGGACGAGAGTTCCGGCAAGCAGGTTGTCACCTACGAGATCAACCCGAAGGCCAAGTGGTCCGACGGCACAGCGCTCTCGTACAAGGACTTCTTGTCCCAGTGGACCGCCCTGAACGGGAAGAACACCAAGTACAAGATCTCCTCCAGTACCGGCTACAACCTGATCAAGAGCGTCGCCAAGGGCAAGAACGACCAGGAGGTGATCGTCACCTTCACCAGCTCCTTCGGCGACTGGAAGAGTCTGTTCAGCCCGCTCTACCCGGCCTCGGTCACCAGCACCCCGGACGGCTTCAACAACGGTTACCTGGGCAAGATCCCGGTCACCGCGGGCCCCTTCAAGTTCGGCGGCATCGACAAGACCGCGAAGACCCTGACCGTTGTCCGCGACAGCACCTGGTGGGGCGACAAGGCGATCCTCGACAAGATCATCTATCGCGCGCTGGACTCCGACGCCACCGCCGGAGCCTTCGCCAACGGCGAGGTCGACTTCTTCGACATCGGCCCGGACCCGGCCGCCTACAAGCAGGCCAAGGCCGTCAAGGGCGCCTCCATCCGTGAGGCCGCAGGCCCGAACTACCGTCACCTCACCATCAACGGCACCCAGGGCGCCCTCAAGGACGTCGCCGTGCGGCAGGCCGTCACCCAGGCACTCAGCCGTGACGCCATCGCCAAGTCCGACCTCCAGGGCCTGGGCTGGACACCGACGCCGCTGAACAACCACTTCTACGTCACGAACCAGAAGGGCTACAAGGACAACGCCGGCGAGTACGGAACGTACGACCCGGCCAAGTCCAAGGCCTCGCTGGAAGCGGCAGGCTGGAAGCTCGACGGCGAGTACCGTAAGAAGAACGGCAAGACGCTCGAACTCAACCTCGTCATCCCAGCCGCGGTCAGCGTCTCGGCCAACGAGGGCAAGCTGATGCAGCCGATGCTCAAGGCCGTGGGCATCAAGCTGAACATCAAGTCCGTGCCGCTCCAGAACTTCTTCGACAAGTACGTCACCCCGGGCAACTTCGACCTGACTGTCTTCTCCTGGATCGGGACCCCCTTCCCGACCTCCTCGACCCAGTCGATCTACGCCAAGCCCGTGGGCTCCGACATCCAGCAGAACTACACGGGTGTGGGCAGCGACGAGCTCGACGCCGCCATGAAGAAGGCCTCCGCCGACCTCGACCCGGCCCAGGCCATCACCGACACCAACGTCGCCGACACCCTGATCTGGAAGCAGGCCAACCTGCTCCCGCTCTACCAGCGCCCCGACATCAAGGCCGTCAAGAGCACCCTGGTCAACCTCGGCGCCTACGGCTTCGCGGACCCGCGCTACCAGGACATCGGCTTCACCCGGTAA
- a CDS encoding ABC transporter ATP-binding protein gives MLSSRELTAEPELAPALEVTDLHVTFPSEAGDVRAVRGVSFSVRPGEVLGIVGESGSGKSVSSMAVLGLLPETAAVSGSVKLHGNELLGLDDRSMTRIRGKDIAMVFQDPLSALTPVYTVGDQIIEALRIHQDLDKAAARKRTIELLDMVGIPDPARRVDAFPHEFSGGMRQRAVIAMAIANDPKVIIADEPTTALDVTIQAQILDVLKTAQEVTGAAIVVITHDLGVVAGFADRVQVMYAGRPVETGSVDEVYYTPRMPYTIGLLGSIPRLDDDRQHVLTPIDGNPPSLHDLPLGCPFQTRCPIAVDRCREAEPELLATEADAADNRSHFTACHRSHEMAEGGSLVPAEIYPVPEPPQTTAVAQVPREERATVLEIDGLVKHFPLMKGAVFKRQVGTVRAVDGIGFDIREGETLGLVGESGCGKTTTLLEILDLPSGQAGTVTVFGRDIRGLKGSDRKALRRDLQVVFQDPLAALDARMPVGDIIAEPLTTHGWAKNRIAARVPELLRQVGLDPEHAERFPAEFSGGQRQRISIARALALEPKLVILDEPVSALDVSIQAGVLNLLDELKARLGLSYLFVAHDLTVVRHIADRIAVMYLGRIVELGSAESIFEAPSHPYTQALLSAVPLPDPHKERQRKRILLTGDLPSPADVPSGCRFRNRCPKFTALDEAARTRCRDEDPALHDLTDNRPGHSAACHYAAAAAVL, from the coding sequence ATTCTGAGCAGCCGCGAGCTGACCGCAGAACCGGAGCTCGCCCCCGCTCTGGAAGTCACCGACCTGCATGTCACCTTCCCGAGCGAGGCCGGTGATGTCCGCGCGGTGCGCGGTGTCTCCTTCTCGGTGCGGCCGGGCGAGGTACTGGGCATCGTCGGTGAGTCGGGATCGGGCAAGTCGGTGTCGTCCATGGCTGTTCTTGGCCTGCTGCCCGAGACGGCCGCGGTGAGCGGCTCCGTAAAGCTCCACGGGAACGAGCTGCTGGGCCTGGACGACCGGTCGATGACCCGGATCCGCGGCAAGGACATCGCCATGGTCTTCCAGGACCCGCTGTCCGCGCTGACCCCCGTGTACACGGTGGGCGACCAGATAATCGAGGCCCTCCGGATCCACCAGGACCTGGACAAGGCCGCGGCCCGCAAGCGCACGATCGAACTGCTCGACATGGTCGGCATTCCCGACCCCGCCCGCCGGGTGGACGCCTTCCCGCACGAGTTCTCCGGCGGCATGCGGCAACGCGCGGTGATCGCGATGGCCATTGCCAACGACCCCAAAGTAATCATCGCCGACGAGCCGACCACCGCTCTGGACGTCACCATCCAGGCGCAGATCCTGGATGTCCTCAAGACCGCTCAGGAGGTCACCGGCGCCGCCATCGTCGTGATCACCCACGACCTCGGGGTGGTGGCCGGATTCGCCGACCGGGTCCAGGTGATGTACGCGGGCCGACCGGTCGAGACCGGTTCGGTGGACGAGGTCTACTACACGCCGCGCATGCCCTACACCATCGGCCTGCTGGGCTCGATCCCCCGGCTCGATGACGACCGGCAGCACGTCCTCACTCCCATCGACGGCAACCCGCCCTCGCTGCACGACCTGCCGCTGGGCTGCCCTTTCCAGACACGCTGCCCCATCGCCGTGGACCGCTGCCGCGAGGCCGAGCCGGAGCTGCTCGCGACGGAGGCCGACGCGGCGGACAACAGGAGCCACTTCACCGCCTGCCACCGCAGCCACGAAATGGCCGAGGGCGGCTCCCTTGTCCCCGCCGAGATCTACCCGGTACCGGAGCCGCCGCAGACGACGGCAGTGGCTCAGGTGCCCCGGGAGGAACGGGCGACGGTTCTGGAGATCGACGGCCTGGTCAAGCACTTCCCGCTGATGAAGGGCGCGGTGTTCAAGCGGCAGGTCGGCACCGTCCGGGCGGTGGACGGCATCGGCTTCGACATCCGCGAGGGCGAAACCCTGGGACTGGTCGGGGAGTCCGGCTGCGGCAAGACCACCACCCTTCTGGAGATCCTGGACCTGCCCAGCGGGCAGGCCGGGACGGTCACCGTGTTCGGCAGGGACATCCGGGGCCTCAAGGGCAGTGACCGCAAGGCACTGCGCCGCGACCTCCAAGTGGTCTTCCAGGACCCCTTGGCCGCTCTGGACGCCCGGATGCCGGTCGGTGACATCATCGCCGAACCGCTGACGACGCACGGCTGGGCCAAGAACCGGATCGCCGCCCGCGTACCCGAACTGCTGCGCCAAGTGGGACTCGATCCCGAACACGCAGAACGTTTCCCGGCGGAGTTCTCCGGCGGCCAACGGCAGCGCATCAGCATCGCCCGCGCGTTGGCGCTGGAACCCAAGCTGGTGATCCTCGACGAGCCGGTCTCGGCGCTGGACGTCTCCATCCAGGCCGGCGTGCTCAATCTGCTGGACGAACTCAAGGCCCGGCTCGGGCTGAGCTATCTCTTCGTCGCCCACGACCTGACCGTCGTACGGCACATCGCCGACCGGATCGCCGTGATGTACCTCGGACGGATCGTCGAACTGGGCAGCGCCGAGTCGATCTTCGAAGCTCCCTCCCACCCCTACACCCAGGCCCTGCTGTCGGCCGTGCCGCTGCCCGACCCGCACAAGGAGCGGCAGCGCAAGCGAATCCTGCTTACCGGCGATCTGCCGAGCCCGGCGGACGTACCGAGCGGCTGCCGGTTCCGCAACCGCTGCCCCAAGTTCACCGCCCTCGACGAGGCGGCCCGCACCCGCTGCCGCGACGAGGACCCGGCCCTGCACGACCTCACCGACAACCGTCCCGGCCACAGCGCCGCCTGCCACTACGCGGCGGCCGCCGCCGTGCTGTAG